A genomic window from Bubalus bubalis isolate 160015118507 breed Murrah chromosome X, NDDB_SH_1, whole genome shotgun sequence includes:
- the RTL3 gene encoding LOW QUALITY PROTEIN: retrotransposon Gag-like protein 3 (The sequence of the model RefSeq protein was modified relative to this genomic sequence to represent the inferred CDS: deleted 1 base in 1 codon; substituted 4 bases at 4 genomic stop codons), whose protein sequence is MTEHTHKIIEDLAASYIALKSENEILQAQVQQLMEENAALQSLIXELQKPQAAKEDEPLQETQRPPEPPGFSSSLGTPRAPRCRGVPKPRESQDLQTWETSAFQEPKKSLEPLASPGSLEPPATQDPQAPPIIYKLSGAWRSRKPLEAKEPQKLPMEDHKPPEFKEDQKSPDTQNAPAGQEPQKLELWHPSNAQELKEAPKCQDTSRHMELFEFPAPQELQDPKHAQEFLGLITSKESLDSLTAAETTTASEFPQPSNELKDEAFLLEYSLAFSRDTQKIPEFLVQLKSSMRVRGCLYPTKAALVSFVGNYFLGKEEKLFSCXWFQLLVDIQSPLLEQFESFMQVLQDTFDNPENMEDANHHIPKLCQQEDHVHQYATHVHLIIQEQNLGESILCIQFQEGLASSIXSELSHTSPASNLSDLITQYISLEEKLSGKPDPSPQDASPSEERAGLKSLPAENQPAQASSCHXYLNEADRAHCHEGHLCLYCGHPGHFTRDCPVKPHHAQQVGNIEALW, encoded by the exons atgactgagcacacacacaag ATAATAGAGGACTTAGCAGCATCCTATATTGCTCTGAAATCAGAGAATGAAATTCTGCAGGCTCAAGTGCAGCAGCTGATGGAGGAAAATGCTGCCTTGCAGTCCCTCATTTGAGAACTCCAGAAGCCCCAAGCAGCCAAGGAGGATGAACCACTCCAGGAGACCCAGAGACCCCCAGAGCCCCCTGGATTTTCTAGCAGTCTTGGAACCCCAAGAGCCCCAAGATGTCGAGGAGTCCCAAAGCCCAGAGAGTCTCAGGACCTCCAAACCTGGGAGACCTCAGCATTCCAGGAGCCCAAAAAGTCCTTGGAGCCCCTAGCATCTCCAGGGTCCCTGGAGCCCCCAGCAACCCAAGATCCCCAAGCACCTCCAATAATCTACAAACTTTCAGGAGCCTGGAGATCCCGAAAGCCCTTGGAGGCCAAGGAGCCTCAGAAGCTCCCAATG gagGACCATAAACCTCCAGAATTCAAGGAGGATCAGAAGTCCCCAGATACCCAGAATGCCCCAGCAGGCCAGGAGCCCCAGAAATTAGAGCTCTGGCACCCCTCAAATGCCCAGGAGCTAAAGGAGGCACCAAAATGCCAAGATACCTCTAGACACATGGAATTGTTTGAGTTTCCTGCTCCCCAGGAGCTCCAGGATCCTAAACATGCCCAGGAATTCCTAGGACTCATAACATCCAAGGAGTCCCTGGACAGTCTAACAGCTGCTGAAACAACAACAGCTTCAGAGTTTCCACAGCCTTCCAATGAGTTAAAGGATGAAGCTTTCCTCCTAGAATATTCTTTAGCCTTCAGTAGGGATACCCAGAAGATTCCTGAGTTTCTGGTTCAATTGAAGAGTTCCATGAGGGTCAGAGGGTGCTTGTATCCCACCAAAGCAGCTCTGGTAAGCTTTGTTGGCAACTACTTCTTAGGTAAAGAAGAAAAGTTGTTC AGCTGTTAGTGGTTCCAGCTGTTAGTAGATATCCAAAGCCCCCTGCTGGAGCAATTTGAAAGTTTCATGCAAGTGCTTCAGGATACTTTTGACAATCCAGAAAACATGGAAGATGCCAACCACCACATCCCTAAGCTCTGCCAACAAGAAGACCATGTCCACCAGTATGCAACCCACGTCCACCTCATTATTCAAGAACAAAATTTGGGTGAAAGCATTCTCTGCATCCAATTTCAGGAAGGGCTTGCCAGTTCTATCTGAAGTGAACTGTCTCACACAAGCCCAGCTAGCAATCTGTCTGATCTGATCACCCAATACATCTCCCTAGAAGAGAAGCTAAGTGGTAAACCTGATCCAAGTCCACAAGATGCAAGTCCCTCTGAGGAGAGAGCTGGACTCAAGAGTTTACCAGCTGAAAACCAGCCAGCGCAGGCTTCAAGTTGTCACTAATATCTCAATGAAGCTGATCGAGCCCACTGCCATGAAGGCCACTTGTGCCTCTACTGTGGACATCCTGGTCATTTCACCAGAGACTGCCCTGTCAAGCCTCATCATGCCCAGCAGGTGGGAAACATCGAGGCCCTGTGGTAA